Proteins encoded within one genomic window of Betaproteobacteria bacterium:
- a CDS encoding alkaline phosphatase yields MTDKFILGIIAAAMLALQTAVAGAQSPEEWFRSGRAAVEKAKQEKPVMGHARNVILFLGDGMGISTVTAARIFEGQQRGMSGEENQLSFEKLPYVALSKTYSANQQTSDSAPTMSAIVTGMKTNDGLISVNERVARGDFRAVAVNSAKTILERAEDRGMATGVVTTTRITHATPAACYAHSPDRDWESDADQPDAANESGFPDIARQLVEFSHGDGLEVALGGGRVKFLPRTVHDPEYPDKTGERHDGRDLTKEWQTRYPKSAYVWNKAQLDTVDTKQVRHLLGLFQPSHMQYEHDRAKDGAGEPSLTEMTGKALDILSQHQKGYFLMVEGGRIDHAHHAGNAFRALTDTVEFARAVKLAMERTDPRDTLIIVTADHSHTFTIAGYPRRGNPILGKVIEPGHPTKEYAQDALGQPYTTLGYVNGPGYTGQSITQPEGSKKFPHHGPGYHGITNGRPDLTGVDTTAPDYMQESTMPMESETHGGEDVAIYARGPQAHLIRGVLEQHVIFHVMAEALGMSD; encoded by the coding sequence ATGACCGATAAATTTATTTTGGGAATTATTGCCGCCGCCATGCTGGCATTGCAGACTGCCGTGGCAGGCGCGCAATCCCCGGAAGAATGGTTCCGCAGCGGACGCGCCGCAGTGGAAAAAGCCAAGCAGGAAAAACCCGTCATGGGTCACGCCAGGAACGTGATCCTGTTCCTCGGCGATGGCATGGGCATCTCCACTGTCACCGCGGCGCGCATCTTCGAGGGTCAGCAGCGCGGCATGTCCGGAGAGGAGAACCAGCTTTCATTTGAGAAGTTGCCTTACGTCGCTTTGTCCAAAACCTACAGCGCGAACCAGCAGACCTCGGACTCCGCGCCGACCATGAGCGCGATCGTGACCGGCATGAAAACCAACGACGGTCTGATATCGGTGAACGAAAGGGTCGCGCGTGGCGATTTCCGCGCGGTGGCCGTCAACTCGGCCAAGACCATCCTCGAGCGCGCGGAAGATCGCGGTATGGCCACCGGCGTGGTCACGACCACCCGCATCACCCATGCGACGCCGGCTGCATGTTACGCGCACTCGCCCGACCGCGACTGGGAAAGCGACGCCGACCAGCCGGATGCGGCCAACGAGTCCGGCTTTCCCGACATCGCCCGGCAACTGGTCGAATTTTCGCACGGCGATGGACTGGAGGTGGCACTGGGCGGGGGGCGTGTGAAGTTCCTGCCGCGCACGGTGCATGATCCCGAGTATCCGGACAAAACGGGAGAGCGCCACGATGGCCGCGATCTGACCAAGGAATGGCAGACACGCTACCCGAAATCGGCTTACGTCTGGAACAAGGCGCAGCTCGATACGGTGGACACCAAACAGGTCAGGCATCTGCTCGGCCTGTTCCAGCCTTCGCACATGCAATACGAGCACGATCGCGCCAAGGATGGTGCCGGCGAACCCTCGCTCACTGAAATGACGGGCAAGGCGCTGGATATTCTTTCGCAGCACCAGAAAGGGTATTTCCTGATGGTGGAAGGTGGCCGCATCGATCACGCGCATCATGCGGGCAACGCGTTTCGCGCACTCACCGATACCGTCGAGTTCGCGCGTGCGGTGAAGCTCGCGATGGAGCGCACGGATCCGCGTGACACTTTGATCATCGTCACCGCGGACCACAGCCACACGTTTACCATCGCCGGTTATCCCAGGCGCGGCAACCCGATTCTAGGCAAGGTGATCGAGCCCGGCCATCCCACCAAGGAATATGCGCAGGATGCGCTCGGCCAGCCGTATACCACGCTGGGTTACGTCAACGGCCCCGGCTATACCGGTCAGTCGATAACGCAGCCGGAGGGGTCGAAAAAATTTCCTCACCACGGCCCCGGATATCACGGCATAACGAATGGCAGGCCGGATCTGACCGGCGTGGACACGACGGCGCCGGACTACATGCAGGAATCGACGATGCCGATGGAAAGCGAGACGCATGGCGGCGAGGATGTTGCGATCTACGCACGCGGCCCGCAGGCTCATCTGATTCGCGGCGTCCTCGAGCAGCACGTCATCTTCCACGTCATGGCGGAAGCGCTGGGGATGAGCGACTAA
- a CDS encoding dihydrodipicolinate synthase family protein translates to MNDNDVPHGIYPMLYAFFNAQGGLDRQATRRQVQAFIDNGAHGMAVLGLGTEVNKLSDIERHQLVDWVAEELDGRLPLAITVNAPTVDAQVEFAKFAHSRGASWVILQPPPDRGVPEEFFIRFFGAVADRVELPVAVQNAPDYLGVGLTPAGVKTLARNHPNFRILKGEGPALSIRQFIDEAGESLMVFNGRGGLELIDNLRAGCSGMIPASDTFDRQARIFDLLREGAETHAEALYREVLPAIVFVMQSLDTLHTYGKRIAAMRLGLGEVFDRAPALRPNAFGMRCAQRYAAALGPLE, encoded by the coding sequence ATGAACGATAACGACGTGCCGCACGGAATCTACCCGATGCTGTATGCTTTTTTCAACGCACAGGGCGGCCTGGACAGGCAGGCCACTCGACGGCAGGTACAGGCCTTCATCGACAACGGCGCGCACGGCATGGCCGTGCTGGGGCTCGGCACCGAGGTCAACAAGCTGTCGGACATCGAACGACATCAACTTGTGGACTGGGTGGCCGAGGAACTCGACGGCAGGTTGCCGCTGGCGATCACGGTCAATGCGCCTACGGTCGATGCGCAGGTCGAGTTCGCGAAGTTCGCGCATTCGCGTGGCGCGTCCTGGGTGATCCTGCAGCCGCCGCCGGATCGAGGCGTGCCCGAGGAATTCTTCATTCGCTTCTTCGGTGCGGTGGCCGATCGCGTCGAATTGCCGGTCGCCGTCCAGAACGCGCCGGACTACCTCGGCGTGGGGTTGACGCCGGCAGGCGTAAAAACACTGGCGAGAAATCATCCGAACTTTCGCATACTCAAAGGGGAAGGGCCGGCGCTGTCGATCCGGCAATTCATCGACGAGGCCGGAGAGAGCCTCATGGTATTCAATGGCCGCGGCGGACTCGAACTCATCGACAACCTGCGTGCCGGGTGTTCAGGCATGATTCCGGCCTCCGATACATTCGACCGCCAGGCGCGCATATTCGATCTTCTGCGCGAAGGTGCGGAGACCCATGCCGAGGCGCTCTATCGCGAGGTGCTGCCCGCGATCGTCTTCGTCATGCAATCACTGGATACGTTGCACACTTACGGCAAGCGGATTGCCGCGATGCGCCTCGGGCTCGGAGAAGTATTCGATCGCGCGCCGGCGCTGCGGCCGAACGCCTTCGGAATGCGCTGTGCCCAACGTTACGCCGCCGCACTGGGACCACTTGAATGA